The Deinococcus apachensis DSM 19763 genome includes the window GAGCAGCTCAGTTTGGCGTCGGCCCAGTCGGCGTGGTCGTAGTTGACGCCGTCACCGCCGTCATTCACCACCAGCTTGAGTTCATTGACGCCGCTGACGTTCACGCTGATGGGTTGCGCACCGTCGCTGCCCCGCCGCGAAACGGCGGGCAGCAGCTCCACCCCGTCCCCGTACACCCGGAACAGCACGTTGCCCCGGTCGCCGACCTCGTCGTCCACGCCCACCGAGGCGGTGAAGGTGGTGCAACGGCCTCCCAGCACGTAACTCACGCTGCTGTTGGCATGAACGCCCAGCCCCTTGGCGTAGGTCACGCCGCCGATGGTGAGGACCCGACCATCGCCAGCGGCCTTGTCGCCGTTGGAGCGGTCTTTTTCAATGGGACCCCAGCCGTTGGTGGGGGTGGACCAGGCCAGGTCGGAGACGTATTGATCGCCGCTGGGGGCGGGGGGAGGACAGGTAACGCGGGCGCTGGCCCAGTCGGCGTGGTCGTAGTTGATGCCGTCGCCCGCGTCGCGGACGACCAGGCGCAGGGTAGAGACGCCGCTGACCGAGAGGGAGATGTCCCGGGGCGCGTCGGCGCCCCGGATCACGCCGCTGTCGTAGAGCCGGGTGGCGTTGGGGTCGGTGGCGCTGCCGCTCCAGACTTCGAAGATCACCGAGCCGCGGTCGCCGACCTCGTCGTCGAGGCCCAGGGTGGCGGAGAAGGTGGTGCAGGTGCCGCCCAGCGAGTAGGAGACCGAGGAGTTGGCGTGGGTGCCCAGCCCCTTGGCGTAGGTTTGGCCACCGATGGTGAGGGTCTTGCCATCACCGGCGTTTTTGTCGCCGTTGGAGCGGTTGAGCTCGATGGGACCCCAGGCGTTGGTGGCGGAGCCGGGGTCCCAGGTGGCGTCGGAGAGGTAGCTGTCGGCGGTGATGGCGGTGGCGTGGAGGCCAGCGGGGGCACCGGGACCGGACCAGGGGTAGCTGACCCCTCCGGCGTAGGGATCAGCGGAGTTGGACTGGACCTGGTCGCTCCACGGGTAGCTCACTCCCCCCGCGTAGGGGTCCGAGTCGTCAGGTGCCGGGGCTTTGGAGCAGGCGGCCAGCGCCAGCAGGGGGGCAAGCAGCAGCGCTGCGCGGCCCTGCCATCGTGGGGTTGTCTTCATCTTTTCCTCCTGGAAAGCTTGCGAGTTGTGCGGGAGATGGATTGACGGTGCGCCCCACCATGGGACGAGCAGCGTAAATTTTTCGTTGAGCGGCGGCACCCTGCCCCCGTGTCCCGGGTGGTCAGGGCCAGCATGATCACGTGCTGGACAAACTGGAAGGGGAAGGGCCATTTATATTTCTTTAGCGCCCCCTGAATACGGTGTGAGCGGGTCGTCCCCAGGAGAACTTGAGGAGCGGCAGCCGGAGGTGCTTCCTGGCCCCGGCGCGAGGTAAGGAGCGGCGCTGTGCTGAGAACGGTTTCGGGCGAATGGACGAGGTCTTCCTGGGGGCTGGCAGCCCTGCTGGGACTGCTGGTAAGCGCCTTGGTGCTGTGGAACCCTGCGGGAGCCATCGTGGTCACGCTCGCTGGCAGCGGGGTGCTGGCGGTCCTGGGCCAGCGGCGGGGGCTCCCCGGCCTGGCGCTAGGCATCCTGGGCGGCTGCCTGCTGGGCTACGCCCTGCTGGGCCGCGGCTTTGCCTACCTGGGCGCCCCCCCGCTGTACATCGGCGAGGCGGCGCTCTTTCTGGGGCTGCTGGTACTCGCGCTGGACGGCCGGGTGCGGAGCCTGGCGGCCTCACCCGTGATGTACGCGCTGCTGGCGTTCCTGCTGATCGGGGCCGCGGCCACCCTGCCCTACCTGGGCCGCTACGGCATCGACACGCTGCGGGACGCCGTGCTGTGGGCCTACGGCCTCTTCGCGCTCGTGGTCGCGGCGCTGCTGCTGCGTGTAGGTGGCGTGCTGGAAGCCGCGCGGCAGTACACCCGCTTCGTGCCACTGCTGCTGCTGTGGCTTCCCCCGGCGCTGCTCCTGTATGAGCTCGCTCCCTTCCCGCTGCCCAAACTGCCCGGCGCGAACGCCTCGCTGCTCGACCTGAAGGGCGGCGACGTGGCGGTGCATCTGGCAGGGGTCGCCGCCCTGTTGCTGCTGGGGCTGCCCCGGCTGCTCGACCGGGAGACCCCGATCCGCTGGCTGGGCGGTCGCCGCCTGCGCCTCACCCGGCTGGACTGGCTGTGGTGGACCCTGTGGTTCGCGGCGGCGGCTATTCCGGTCTTCCGGGTGCGGGCGGGGTTGCTGGCGATTGCCGCCGCTGTCCTGGTAGTCCTGCTGTTCCGGCCCGGCACCCGCTGGTGGAAACCGCTCGTGCTGTTCGCCTTCATCGTGACCTGCTTCCTGACCTTCAACGTGAGCATCAAGCTGGGCGAGTCGCGCAACACCATCTCGGCCCAGTCGCTGCTGCTCAATGTCCAGAGCATCACTGGGAACACCGGCGAGGGCTACCGCGACGGCTCGCGCCGCTGGCGGCTGGAGTGGTGGCAGAACATCGTGAACTACACCGTGCACGGGCCGTACTTCTGGACCGGCAAGGGCTACGGCATCAACCTCGCCGACGCCGACGGCTTCCAGGTCAACGAGGACAGCTCGCTCCGCAGCCCGCACAACGGCCACCTCAACATCCTGGCGCGCTCGGGGGTGCCGGGGCTGACCGCCTGGGTGCTGCTCCAGGGCCTCTTCGCCCTGAGCCTGCTGCGGGCCTACCGCCAGGCCGCCGCCGCGGGGGAGGAGCTCTGGGCACGGCTCAACCTCTGGGTGCTGGCGTACTGGGCGGCCTTCATGATCAACGCGGCCTTCGACGTGTTCCTGGAGGGGCCGCAGGGGGGCATCTGGTTCTGGAGCCTCTTCGGCTTTGGGATCGCGCTGCTGGAGGTCCAGCGGCGGCGTTTCGCGGGGCGCCCGGCCCTGCCGCGGGGGGCGAGGTGAGGGGCGCGGGCAGGCCGGTCGTCCTCCACGTCGTCACCCACCTCGACCTGGGCGGGGCCGAGGAGGTGGCGATCTCACTCGCCGGGGGGCTCGGCGGCGAGTACAAGCCCGAATTCTTCGCGGTCTACGGCGTCGCCGACACCGAGGTCGGGCAGGGGATGGCCTCCCGCCTGGCCGCGCTGGGGGTGCCCGTCCACAGCGGTACGCGGCTGGACGTCAAGCGCGGCGGCCTGCTGCACGCGGCCCTCAAGCTCGCCGCGCTGCTGCGGCGCACGCGCCCCGACATCGTTCACCTGCACACCGATATTCCCGAGGCGGTCTACGCCCTGGCGGCCCTGCTGGGCGCTCCGCTGGGGGGACGTTCCCCGGCTGCCGTGCGGACCATCCACAACACCACCCTCTGGCCGGTCTGGCAGCGTGTCGGCGCCTGGGTGGAGCGTCAGCTCACTCCGGTCAGCGCCGTGGCCGTGTCCCAGGCCGCTCTGGAGGGGCTGCGGGACTTCCGCGCCCGCCACGCCCTGCCCGCGCTGCCCCGTGACCGCTGCCATGTCGTCCACAACGCGGTGACCCTGGCCGGGCCGCAGGAGCCCCAGGCGCCGTCTTCCGGTCCGGTCCGTGTCCTGTTCGCCGCCCGGCTCGAACCGCAGAAGGGCGCCGACCTACTGCCCGCCATCCTGGAGCGGGCCGCCGCGCTCACGAGGCGGGACGCCGAGGTGACCATGCTGGGGGAGGGCAGCCTGGGGTCCCTCCTGCGGGACTGGGCTCAGACCACCTCCCTGCGCTGGCCGGTCACGCTGGGGCCGCCGCGGGCCGGGCTCTCCGGCGTGCTGGCCGACTTCGACGTGGTGCTGATGCCCTCGCGCTTCGAGGGTTTCGGGCTGCTGGCGGGGGAGGCGCTGCTCGCGGGCACGCCCGTCGTGACGACCGATGTCGCCGGGCTGCGGGAGGTGCTGCCCACGGAGTACCCGCTGCTCGCGCCGCCGGAGGACACGGAGGCGCTCGCCCGGCACCTGGCCGCCGTGGTGGATGACCCGGAACCGTTCCGTGAACTGGCGCGGGAGTCGCGGAGCGAGATTGAGCGGAGGTTCGGGCTTCCGGGCATGTTGGAGGGGTACCGGGGCGTCTACCGTGACCTGCTGCGGCGCGACCTGAAGGGAGTCAGCCATGAACGTGCTCGTGGTGCATAACTTTTACCAGCAGGGCGGCGGCGAGGACGCGGTGTTCCGGGCCGAGACCGAGGCGCTGCGGGGGCACGGGGTGAACGTCGTCACCCATACCGTTCACAACGACAGCATCGGGGAAGGCAACCGGCTGGGCACCGCGCTGGGCACAGTGTGGAACGCCCGGGCGGCGCGCGCGCTGGCTGATCTGGTCGAGCGGCATGGCAGCGAGGTGGTGCATTTTCACAACACCTTTCCCCTGATCTCGCCCGCCGCGTACCGGGCCGTGCGGGCGCGCGGGGCGGCGGTGGTGCAAACCTTGCACAACTACCGGCTGCTGTGCGCGAACGGCACGCTCTTCCGCGACGGTCACGTGTGCGAGGCCTGCGTGGGCCGCACCCCGCCCTTGCCCGCCGTGCAGCATGCCTGCTACCGGGGCAGCCGGGCTGGCTCCGGCGTGGTCGCGGCGATGCTCACCACTCACCGCCTGCTGCGGACCTATGAGCGCCACGTGGACCTCTACGTGGCGCTCACCGAGTTCGCCCGCGGCAAACTGATTGAGGGTGGCCTGCCCGGGGACAAGCTGGCGGTCAAGCCCAACTTTCTGACGGGGGACGCCGCCGACGTGACGGTGAGGACGGAGGCCGCGGAACCTTACGCTCTGTTCGTGGGGCGGCTCTCCCCGGAAAAGGGCACGGGAACCCTGCTGCGGGCCTGGCGTAAGCTGGGCGCATGGCTTCCCCTGCGCGTGGTGGGCGACGGTCCCCTCGGTCCCCAGGTCGAGGCGGCGGCCCGCGACCTGCCGGGGGTGGAGTGGCTGGGCCGTCAGCCCCCGGCCCGGGTGGCGGAGCTGATGCGCGGGGCGAAGGTGCTCGTCTTTCCCTCAGAGTGGTACGAGGGGTTCCCGATGACGCTGCTCGAAGCGTTCGCGGCCGGGCTCCCGGTCGTGGCGAGCGGGCACGGCTCCATGCCTGGCATCGTCGAGCATGGGGTGACGGGGCGGCTCTTCCGCCCGGGCGACCCCGACGACTTGGCGGCGCAGGTGCGGTGGATGCTCGACCACCCAGGGGAGCACACCCGGATGCGCGCGGCCGCCCGACACGTGTACGAGACCCGTTACACTGCCGGGCGCAACGTCGAGGAGCTGCTGGGCATCTACCGGCAGGCCGTTGCGCGGCGCGGCCAGGCCGAGGCCCTGCCAACACGCGGCTCCTTCTCGTGAGGCTGGGGGCCAGGGGCTGCGGGTCGAGAAGCCCCCCGGTCCTGCTGGTGCCCGGCGTTTTCCCGTCCCCGCTCGCCTCTTCCCAAGGAGTCTGCCTATGCCAAATTCCCGGGCTTTCGTCGCCCACCCGCGCCGCGCCGGACGTGCCCTGACCATCGCCGCCCTGCTGGTGGGCTGTGCCGGTCCCACCTCCACCCCGTCCTCCGGACCCGATTTCGTCTACGACGGCCTCGACTACAGTTGGACCAGCGACGCGTCGGCGATCCAGCCCCTGACCATCAATCCGGGAGACAACTCCCTGAGTTACGAGACCTGGACCTCGGCCACGAACGGCTGGGGACCCATCGAGCGAAACCGCAGCAACGGCGAGAAGCACGGGAACGACGGCAACCCCCTGAGCATCGGCGGCGTGAAGTTCGAGCGGGGCTTCGGGGCCCACGCGAACTCCAGCATGGCCTTCGCGCTGGCGGGCCAGTGCCAGACGTTCACGACGAGCGTGGGCATGGACGACGAGGTGGCCAACCGGGGCAGCGCGATCTTTCAGGTCTACGCCGACGGCGAGAAGCTGTACGACAGCGGTGTGGTGCGCGGGGCGGACCCGGCCCGGGCGCTGAGCGTGGATGTGGGTGGCCGGAACGAGCTGCAGCTGGTCGTGACCGACGCCGGGGACGGGATCAACTACGACCATGCCGACTGGGGGGGGCCCACGCTGCGCGGCTGCACCCCATCCCAGACCCCGCCTGGCCAGGGGCAAGACCTGGCCCTTACCCCCGCCGAGCAGATCTTCAGCGGTGTGGTGAACAGCACGGGCGCCCCCCAGTCCGTGACCCTGCGCAACCGGGGCAGCGCCCCCCTCCACATCAACAGCGTGGAGCTGACAGGGAAGAATGCTGACGACTTCCGCCTGGTGAACCCGCCCGCCTGGCCGCTCACCCTGCCGCCGGGCGCGAGCGCTGAGGTGCAGGCGAGCTTCACCCCGAATGAGGTGGGCGCGCTTCAGGCCGCGCTGCGTGTGACGAGTGATGCCGCCGGGAAGCCGACCCAAACCGTGGGTCTGTACGGCCTGAGCGCCCGCGGCGAGCAGGGCAACCTGGAGCCGCCCCTGGCGCAAATCGTGCAGACGCTGGGGTACACCGTCAATGTGGGTGGCACCAACCTCATCCTGGGCACGGGGTCCGCCCCCATCGGCGACGAGGTGGTCGCCCCCCTCTTCACCAAGGCGGGACCGGGGCCGGTCACCCTGCGGCCTGTCGCCCGCTACTCGCCCGACGACCCCCTGCCCTTCGGGTACTACACACCGGGGAGCGGGAGCCCCGCGCTACACCCGGTCGCCGAGATCGCGCGGGGCGGGGAGCAGCGGCTGGGCCCCCCCCTCAGCCCCGGCGGGCGGGAGACCTTCGACCCGGGCAGCGCCACCTTCGGCCTGTACGTGGGGGCCACGAGCTACGCCCCGCAGAACAGCTACACCCAGGACGAACTCAACGTCGCCCGGGTCCAGCACGCTGCGCGGATCTATCCCCTGAAAAATCGCGCGGGCCAGCCGCTGGCGAACACCTACCTGGTCGCCTTCGAGCCCGCCGTCAACGGGGACTACCAGGACTACGTCTTCGTGGTGAGCAATGTGAAGCCCGAAGCCGCCGCCGGAACCATCCGGTGGACGCTGCGCAAGTCTGCCCTCATCGCCGTGAGCGAGGCGCAGGGCGCGGCCGTGAACGGGCAGTTGTACGTCTTCGGGGGCTTCGAGACGGGACTGCGGGCCACCACTCGCTCCCAGGTCTACGACCCGGCGGCGGACCGCTGGGCGGAAATTCCCGCCATGCCGGAGCCCATCACGCATGGGGCGGTGGCGGTGGACGGCACCACGGTGTATATCGCGGGGGGCTTCATCGGCAACCATCCCGGCCCGCAGACGAACCATGTCTGGAAGTACGACACCGCCGCCCAGACCTGGAGCGCGGGTGTGCCGCTGCCGGGCGCGCGGGGCGGCGGCGCGATGGTGCGCCTGGGCCGCCAGCTCCACTTCTTCGGGGGGGTTGAGCGCGACCTGGAGAATACCCAAACCTACCTGCGGGACTCGGCGGACCACTGGGTGCTCAACCTCGACGGCGCCGCGGCCTGGACGCGGGCCGCACCCCTGCCCAACCCTCGCAACCACACGGCGGCCGTGGTCCTGAACGGTCAGATCTACGCCATCGGCGGCCAGCACCTGGGGGACGAGGAGGCGGGCAACCAGCGTTCGGTCGAGCGGTATGACCCCGCCACCGATACCTGGGTCCCCCGCGCGAACCTGCCGCTCCCGCTGGGCCACATTAATGCGTCGACCGTGGTCTGGAACGGCAAGATCGTGGTGGTGGCGGGCGTGACCCAGAAGTCCCTGGAGGTCGCCAACATCTCAGAGTACGACCCGGCGGCGGACACCTGGACCGCGCTCACGCCGCTGCCCGCCGCCCGGCAGTCCCCGGTTGCGGACGTCATCGGCGGCGAGCTGGTGGTGACGGGCGGTTCCTTGCCCGACGGCATCAAGGCGACGACCTGGACCGGCACCCGCTAAGCCCCAGGCAGGACGAACAGGCGGCGTTCTGCCGCAAGCCCTTCTCCCCCCGGTGATCCCGGGGAACCCATCACCACGGGGGTGTGCTGGGACAGGTGGGCGGAGCTCCGGGCCTGGGCTCTTCCGGGTCCAGCCCGCCCACCTGCCTCCCGCGCAGCACTCCCCCGTCCGGCGAGGTGAATGTGCAACGGAAGATCAGGGTCCTTTTTCTCTTCGAGGGGCTGTATGGACGGGGGGCTGAGCGCGTGTCCCTGAGTCTGGCCTCCCAACTGGACCGCGAGCAGTTCGAGCCCCGCATCTGGATTTTGCGCTCGGTGAACGACCTAGCCGCTGAGGTGCCGCCCGATGTGCGGCCGCACGTGGCGTTGCGGCCCGATCAGCGCATCCGGCACCAGCTTTGGAGTGTTCCGCGGGACCTGCTGAGGGAGGCGGCGCAGGCCGACGTGATTGTGGCGACTGTGGAGCTGATGCCGACGTACTTCGGCTTCTTTGCTGGGCTGCTGACCGGGAAGCCCGTGGTGGGCTGGGTGCGGAACTCGCTGGACCGCGTGCTGGGGCAACTGCCCGCCCTGCACCGGTGGTTGGGGCGCCTGATCTACCCGCGCCTGCCCCGCCTGGTCTTCGTCTCGCACGGGCTGAAAGACACGCTGTCCCGGATGTTCCCCCTGCGGGAGGAGCGCCTGAGCGTCATCCACAACCCGCTGGACCTCGAGCGGGTGCGGGCGCTTGCCGCGGAGCCACTGCCCGAGTGGGCGGCGTTCATGACAAGGCGCGCCACCGTCCTCGGGGTCGGGCGGCTGACCAAGCAGAAGGGCTTCGACCTGCTGATCGAGGCCCACGCCGCGCTGCGTGCCCGGGGCGTGGAGCATGACCTGCTGATCCTCGGCGACGGTGAGCAGGAGCAGCTCCAGGACTTGGCGCGCCGCTTGGGGGTCGAGGGCAGCGTTCACCTGCCCGGCTACACCGCCAACCCCTACCCGTTCATGCGGCACGCGGCGGTCTTCGCCCTGTCCTCACGCTACGAGGGCTTTGCGAACGTGATCACCGAGGCAATGGCCTGCGGCGCTCCCGTGGTGGCGACCGACTGTCCCTCGGGTCCCGCCGAGATTCTGGAGGGCGGGCGCCACGGCCTGCTCGTCCCCGTGAACGATAGCGCGGCCCTCGCCCAGGCCCTGGGCCGCGTGCTGGAGGACGGGGCGCTGCGGCAGCAGTTGCGCGAGGTGGGCCTGCGCCGCGCGCAGGATTTTGCTCCCGAACGCATCGTCCCCGCCTGGGAAGCGGTGTTGCGCGGCGCGGCGCGGCAGCCGGGGCGGGGCAGGCGGCGAACGGGGAGGAGCCGGGTGCGGGCATGACGGCCTCCACCCGCCTCAGGCCAGTCGGGAAGACACCGGCTGGCCCGCTTTTCGCCACGTCTCCCCCGGCGCCCGGCCCTACAGGCGCGGAGTCCCATTTTGCGTTCACGTAACGAGGTGAGGCGCAGCATGGGGCACAACCGAGCTGACTCTCACGCCAGCCGCCTGAGGAGTGACCCCATGCAAGTCTCAAGTGACCGCCTTCAGTATTTCAGCGCTACCCGTGACGCGGCGCGGCTTTTTCGCAACCGGCAGGTGCTCAACGCGCTCGTGCTCGCACTGGGAGACCTGCTGGCACTGGGTACCGCCTTCGTCTGTGTGGCGTGGTGGCAGCATGCCGAGCTGAGCGCCACGCCGGTGAGCGCCTGGGTCTGGTTCGTGCTGGTGACCTGGCTGGGCGGCGCCTTTTTCCTGCAACTCCTCCCGAGCTGGGGGCTGGGTGCCCCCACCGAGATCAAGCGCCTGACCGAACTCACGCTGCTGGTGTTCGCAGGAACCGTCGTCGCGCTGTACTTTGCCCAGGACGAGCCGGGGCCGGGTCGGCTGGCGCTCGTGCTGGGGGTGCTGCTGGCCTGGCCGCTGGTGCTGCTGCTGCGCTACGGGGCCAAGCGGCTGCTCGTGGGGGCGGGCCTCTGGGGCGTCCCCACCGTGGTGTATGGCGGCGCGGAAACGGGCCAGCTTCTGATCGCCGCTTTGCAGGAAAACCCCGGCTACGGCTACCGGCCCGTCGGCGTGTTCGACGACGATCCCGGGTTGCGCGGCTCCCAGATCCGCGGAGTCCCGGTGCTGGGTCCGGCCTCGGGCACCCTGCCCCAGGCGCCCATCGCCGTGCTGGCGATGCCGGGCATCGGTCGCGAGCGCACCCTGGAACTGCTGGAAGGCCCCCTCTCGGGCTACCGCAGCGTGGTCCTGATCCCCGACCTGTTCGAGATGGAGTCACTGTGGGTCAAGGCGAGCGACTTCGGCGGCGTCCTGGGTCTGGAGGTCAGCCGCAACCTGCTCGATCCGGTGGCGCGCACCGTCAAGCGGGCCTTTGACCTGACGACCGTGCTGCTCAGTGCCCCCTTCTGGGTGCCCCTGTGCGGCCTCGTCGCGCTGGCGATCTGGCTGGAGGACCGGCAGAACCCGCTCTTCGTGCAGCCGCGGGTGGGCTACGGCGGGCGGCTGTTCGGCACCTACAAGTTCCGAACGATGGTGCCGAACGCCGAGGCGGTCTTGCAGCGGCGCTTGGCTGAGGACCCAGCCCTGCGCGCCGAGTGGGAGGCCAACTACAAGCTGAGGCGCGACCCCCGCGTCACCCGGGTGGGAGCCGTGCTGCGCAAGACCAGCCTTGACGAATTCCCGCAGCTCCTGAATGTCCTGCTGGGCCAGATGTCGCTCGTTGGGCCGCGTCCCTTGCCCCCCTACCACCAGGAGCAGCTTTCCGGGCAGGTGCAGCGGCTGCGCGAACGGGTGTATCCCGGCATGACTGGGCTGTGGCAGGTGTCTGGCCGCTCGGAGGCGGGCAACCTGGGTATGGAGCGCTGGGACCCCTACTACGTCCGCAACTGGTCCCTGTGGTTGGATATGGTGATCCTGCTGCGAACCCTGCGCGTGGTGCTGCGCGGCAGCGGGGCGTACTGACAACTTCCTGTTCAACGGTGGACAGCCCTGTTCGGCCCGGCCGAAGGGGCGCAGGAGGAACAGCAGGGCCACCGGGAAAGGAGTCGGCCCATCCGCACCCTCCCGGCAACCGAATAGCCTCCCGAATACGGGCGTGCAGTCCACGGGAAATTGGGGATGGTGTGGGAAGACCTGACACCATCCCCAATTTCCCGTGCCGCCCGGACCGCGAGGCGGCGGGGTAGAGTGCTGGCGCATGGGTGTCTGCGGGGAGGATGGGAGGGCGTTTCTTCCCCGTAACGAAACGTTAGCGGGCGGGGTGCCATCCTGCATACTGTCCCGGATTTCGCTGCCTCCCCCGTTCCCACCCGTGGCACCCGCTTGCCACCCCGAAAGGACCCTCTGCATGTCTTCACGTAAGCCGAGCCTTCACTCGTCCCTGCGTCTTGGTCTGACACTTGCGCTGACCCTGAGCCTGGCGGCCTGCTCGTCACCCCAGGGCGAAACGCCCCCCACGCACGATCCGGTGGCCGCCTACCCCTACGAGCCGGGCACGGACTACTCGTGGACCAGTGCCCCGCAGGGTGGGGACCCGTACCCGGGCAACCAGGGCTATCCTTGGCGCGGCCTGGCCGTGAGCACGGCGGGGCAGCCCACCGACCTCGACCTGACGAGTGGGAGCTGGGACTCGGCCACCAACGGCTACGGCCCGGTCGAGGTGGACAAGAGCAACAACACCAACAAGGGCAATGACGGCCAGACTCTGACCATCGGCGGCGTGACCTACGCCCGGGGCTTGGGTGTTCACGCGAACGCCGACATCCTCTACACCCTCCCCGGCCAGTGCACCACCTTCACCGCCAGCATCGGCGTGGACGATGAGGTGGGCAACCGGGGCAGCGTCGTCTTCGAGGTCTGGAGCGGCAGCGCCACGGACCCCACCGCGACCAGGCTCTACGACAGCGGTGTCATGCGCGGAGCCGACGCGGCCAAGGACATCTCGGTCCCGCTAAATGGTGTCAAGCAGCTCCGGCTGGTCATCCGAGACGCGGGCGACGGCATCAACTACGACCACGCCGACTGGGCCGCCACCCGCCTGCTCGGCTGCACGGTC containing:
- a CDS encoding NPCBM/NEW2 domain-containing protein, with product MKTTPRWQGRAALLLAPLLALAACSKAPAPDDSDPYAGGVSYPWSDQVQSNSADPYAGGVSYPWSGPGAPAGLHATAITADSYLSDATWDPGSATNAWGPIELNRSNGDKNAGDGKTLTIGGQTYAKGLGTHANSSVSYSLGGTCTTFSATLGLDDEVGDRGSVIFEVWSGSATDPNATRLYDSGVIRGADAPRDISLSVSGVSTLRLVVRDAGDGINYDHADWASARVTCPPPAPSGDQYVSDLAWSTPTNGWGPIEKDRSNGDKAAGDGRVLTIGGVTYAKGLGVHANSSVSYVLGGRCTTFTASVGVDDEVGDRGNVLFRVYGDGVELLPAVSRRGSDGAQPISVNVSGVNELKLVVNDGGDGVNYDHADWADAKLSCS
- a CDS encoding glycosyltransferase, translated to MNVLVVHNFYQQGGGEDAVFRAETEALRGHGVNVVTHTVHNDSIGEGNRLGTALGTVWNARAARALADLVERHGSEVVHFHNTFPLISPAAYRAVRARGAAVVQTLHNYRLLCANGTLFRDGHVCEACVGRTPPLPAVQHACYRGSRAGSGVVAAMLTTHRLLRTYERHVDLYVALTEFARGKLIEGGLPGDKLAVKPNFLTGDAADVTVRTEAAEPYALFVGRLSPEKGTGTLLRAWRKLGAWLPLRVVGDGPLGPQVEAAARDLPGVEWLGRQPPARVAELMRGAKVLVFPSEWYEGFPMTLLEAFAAGLPVVASGHGSMPGIVEHGVTGRLFRPGDPDDLAAQVRWMLDHPGEHTRMRAAARHVYETRYTAGRNVEELLGIYRQAVARRGQAEALPTRGSFS
- a CDS encoding glycosyltransferase family 4 protein, yielding MRGAGRPVVLHVVTHLDLGGAEEVAISLAGGLGGEYKPEFFAVYGVADTEVGQGMASRLAALGVPVHSGTRLDVKRGGLLHAALKLAALLRRTRPDIVHLHTDIPEAVYALAALLGAPLGGRSPAAVRTIHNTTLWPVWQRVGAWVERQLTPVSAVAVSQAALEGLRDFRARHALPALPRDRCHVVHNAVTLAGPQEPQAPSSGPVRVLFAARLEPQKGADLLPAILERAAALTRRDAEVTMLGEGSLGSLLRDWAQTTSLRWPVTLGPPRAGLSGVLADFDVVLMPSRFEGFGLLAGEALLAGTPVVTTDVAGLREVLPTEYPLLAPPEDTEALARHLAAVVDDPEPFRELARESRSEIERRFGLPGMLEGYRGVYRDLLRRDLKGVSHERARGA
- a CDS encoding NPCBM/NEW2 domain-containing protein, which translates into the protein MPNSRAFVAHPRRAGRALTIAALLVGCAGPTSTPSSGPDFVYDGLDYSWTSDASAIQPLTINPGDNSLSYETWTSATNGWGPIERNRSNGEKHGNDGNPLSIGGVKFERGFGAHANSSMAFALAGQCQTFTTSVGMDDEVANRGSAIFQVYADGEKLYDSGVVRGADPARALSVDVGGRNELQLVVTDAGDGINYDHADWGGPTLRGCTPSQTPPGQGQDLALTPAEQIFSGVVNSTGAPQSVTLRNRGSAPLHINSVELTGKNADDFRLVNPPAWPLTLPPGASAEVQASFTPNEVGALQAALRVTSDAAGKPTQTVGLYGLSARGEQGNLEPPLAQIVQTLGYTVNVGGTNLILGTGSAPIGDEVVAPLFTKAGPGPVTLRPVARYSPDDPLPFGYYTPGSGSPALHPVAEIARGGEQRLGPPLSPGGRETFDPGSATFGLYVGATSYAPQNSYTQDELNVARVQHAARIYPLKNRAGQPLANTYLVAFEPAVNGDYQDYVFVVSNVKPEAAAGTIRWTLRKSALIAVSEAQGAAVNGQLYVFGGFETGLRATTRSQVYDPAADRWAEIPAMPEPITHGAVAVDGTTVYIAGGFIGNHPGPQTNHVWKYDTAAQTWSAGVPLPGARGGGAMVRLGRQLHFFGGVERDLENTQTYLRDSADHWVLNLDGAAAWTRAAPLPNPRNHTAAVVLNGQIYAIGGQHLGDEEAGNQRSVERYDPATDTWVPRANLPLPLGHINASTVVWNGKIVVVAGVTQKSLEVANISEYDPAADTWTALTPLPAARQSPVADVIGGELVVTGGSLPDGIKATTWTGTR
- a CDS encoding exopolysaccharide biosynthesis polyprenyl glycosylphosphotransferase, with the protein product MQVSSDRLQYFSATRDAARLFRNRQVLNALVLALGDLLALGTAFVCVAWWQHAELSATPVSAWVWFVLVTWLGGAFFLQLLPSWGLGAPTEIKRLTELTLLVFAGTVVALYFAQDEPGPGRLALVLGVLLAWPLVLLLRYGAKRLLVGAGLWGVPTVVYGGAETGQLLIAALQENPGYGYRPVGVFDDDPGLRGSQIRGVPVLGPASGTLPQAPIAVLAMPGIGRERTLELLEGPLSGYRSVVLIPDLFEMESLWVKASDFGGVLGLEVSRNLLDPVARTVKRAFDLTTVLLSAPFWVPLCGLVALAIWLEDRQNPLFVQPRVGYGGRLFGTYKFRTMVPNAEAVLQRRLAEDPALRAEWEANYKLRRDPRVTRVGAVLRKTSLDEFPQLLNVLLGQMSLVGPRPLPPYHQEQLSGQVQRLRERVYPGMTGLWQVSGRSEAGNLGMERWDPYYVRNWSLWLDMVILLRTLRVVLRGSGAY
- a CDS encoding glycosyltransferase — its product is MSLSLASQLDREQFEPRIWILRSVNDLAAEVPPDVRPHVALRPDQRIRHQLWSVPRDLLREAAQADVIVATVELMPTYFGFFAGLLTGKPVVGWVRNSLDRVLGQLPALHRWLGRLIYPRLPRLVFVSHGLKDTLSRMFPLREERLSVIHNPLDLERVRALAAEPLPEWAAFMTRRATVLGVGRLTKQKGFDLLIEAHAALRARGVEHDLLILGDGEQEQLQDLARRLGVEGSVHLPGYTANPYPFMRHAAVFALSSRYEGFANVITEAMACGAPVVATDCPSGPAEILEGGRHGLLVPVNDSAALAQALGRVLEDGALRQQLREVGLRRAQDFAPERIVPAWEAVLRGAARQPGRGRRRTGRSRVRA
- a CDS encoding O-antigen ligase family protein; translation: MLRTVSGEWTRSSWGLAALLGLLVSALVLWNPAGAIVVTLAGSGVLAVLGQRRGLPGLALGILGGCLLGYALLGRGFAYLGAPPLYIGEAALFLGLLVLALDGRVRSLAASPVMYALLAFLLIGAAATLPYLGRYGIDTLRDAVLWAYGLFALVVAALLLRVGGVLEAARQYTRFVPLLLLWLPPALLLYELAPFPLPKLPGANASLLDLKGGDVAVHLAGVAALLLLGLPRLLDRETPIRWLGGRRLRLTRLDWLWWTLWFAAAAIPVFRVRAGLLAIAAAVLVVLLFRPGTRWWKPLVLFAFIVTCFLTFNVSIKLGESRNTISAQSLLLNVQSITGNTGEGYRDGSRRWRLEWWQNIVNYTVHGPYFWTGKGYGINLADADGFQVNEDSSLRSPHNGHLNILARSGVPGLTAWVLLQGLFALSLLRAYRQAAAAGEELWARLNLWVLAYWAAFMINAAFDVFLEGPQGGIWFWSLFGFGIALLEVQRRRFAGRPALPRGAR